GCCGACAAGGCCGACATCTTCGTCACCACGACCGGCAACAAGGGCGTGATCCGCCATGAGCACATGGCCGCGATGAAGCACAACGCCATCGTCTGCAACATCGGCCACTTCGACAACGAGATCGACATCGCCTCGATCGAGAAGTACGAGTGGGAAGAGATCAAGCCGCAGGTCGACCACGTGATCTTCCCCGACGGCAAGCGCATCATCCTGCTGGCCAAGGGCCGTCTGGTGAACCTGGGCTGCGGCACGGGCCACCCGAGCTACGTGATGTCGTCCAGCTTCGCCAACCAGACGATCGCGCAGATCGAGCTGTTCGCGCACAAGGACGCCTACGCCGTCGGCCAGGTCTACGTGCTGCCCAAGCACCTGGACGAGCACGTCGCCCGCCTGCAGCTGAAGACGCTGAACGCGCAGCTGAGCGAGCTGACGGACGAGCAGGCCGCCTATATCGGCGTGTCGAAGTCGGGCCCGTACAAGCCCGATACCTACCGTTATTGATTGACTGACCCGAGACCCGACCATGCGTGCTGACCAGCTGCTTCTCTCCCTCGGCCTGGCGCCCACGCGCTCGGCTGCCCAGCGGCTGATCGACGCGCGTGCGGTCGAGTGGGAAGGCCCCAAGGGCTGGACCGTCGTGCGCAAGTGCGGCGAGGACCTGACCGAGACAACGCCCCTGCGCGTGACGGACGACGCCGAGCTGCGTTACGTCTCGCGCGGCGGGCTCAAGCTCGAAGGTGCGCTGGCCAAGGTCGGCTTGTCGGTGGCGGGCCTCACGGCGCTGGACATGGGCCAGAGCGCGGGCGGGTTCACCGACGTGCTGCTCAAGGCGGGTGCGACGCACGTGACCGGCATCGATGTCGGCCACAGCCAGCTGCATGAGACCTTGAAGGCGGATCCGCGCGTGACCGCCCATGAAGG
This genomic stretch from Mitsuaria sp. 7 harbors:
- a CDS encoding TlyA family RNA methyltransferase, whose product is MRADQLLLSLGLAPTRSAAQRLIDARAVEWEGPKGWTVVRKCGEDLTETTPLRVTDDAELRYVSRGGLKLEGALAKVGLSVAGLTALDMGQSAGGFTDVLLKAGATHVTGIDVGHSQLHETLKADPRVTAHEGMHVKDYVPAEPFDLVVGDLSFISMIGTLKHVVGWLKPQGQALLLIKPQYELGPKALNKNGIVKDKSQYVVLKEQALAAAEKRDLVVKGWFESPVTGGDGNTEFFIWVQKP